The proteins below come from a single Dinghuibacter silviterrae genomic window:
- a CDS encoding ABC transporter ATP-binding protein, whose product MANKILEIQNLKREFHMGTEVVRALKGVTFDVTAGEFVTIMGSSGSGKTTMLNILGCLDKPTDGKYLLDGVDIGALSRNDLARLRNLKIGFVFQAYNLLPRTSALENVELPLLYNSSVSAHDRRERAIKALEAVKLADRLDHTPSQLSGGQQQRVAIARALVNEPVMILADEATGNLDSRTSYEIMALFQELNATQQKTIVFVTHEPDIASFSSRTVMLRDGKLMKDYANENKRSAREVLAALPVSDDY is encoded by the coding sequence ATGGCGAACAAAATTCTGGAAATACAAAACCTGAAGCGCGAGTTCCACATGGGCACGGAAGTCGTCCGGGCGCTCAAAGGCGTCACCTTCGACGTGACCGCCGGGGAGTTCGTGACGATCATGGGCAGCAGCGGATCGGGCAAAACGACGATGCTCAATATCCTGGGCTGTCTGGACAAACCCACGGACGGGAAATACCTGCTCGACGGGGTCGACATCGGCGCCTTGTCCAGAAACGACCTGGCACGGCTGCGCAACCTCAAGATCGGGTTCGTTTTCCAGGCCTACAACCTGCTCCCCCGGACCTCCGCCCTCGAAAACGTGGAGCTGCCGTTGTTGTACAACTCTTCCGTCTCCGCCCACGACCGGCGGGAACGGGCCATCAAGGCCCTGGAAGCGGTCAAGCTCGCCGACCGCCTCGACCACACCCCCAGCCAGCTATCCGGTGGTCAGCAACAACGCGTGGCCATCGCCCGCGCCCTGGTCAATGAGCCCGTCATGATCCTTGCCGACGAAGCCACGGGGAACCTCGATTCCCGGACGTCCTACGAGATCATGGCCCTTTTCCAGGAGCTCAACGCAACACAGCAAAAGACCATCGTCTTTGTCACCCACGAACCGGATATCGCCTCGTTCAGCAGCCGTACGGTCATGCTTCGCGATGGCAAATTGATGAAGGATTACGCCAACGAGAATAAACGATCCGCGCGCGAAGTGCTCGCTGCGCTTCCCGTGTCGGACGACTACTAA
- a CDS encoding ABC transporter permease → MNAFNLIQIAWRALLRNKLRAFLTMLGIIIGVAAVITMVAIGQGSKQSIQQSIASMGSNMITVRPNSNVAAGARLDATSVQTLTLADVTALQKQAHFVNAVSPGISTKGQTINGSQNWPTTIQGVSPEYLDIREWPLKDGIAFSDDDVNAAAKVCLIGQTVASNLFPGGESPVGKIIRFNAVPFKVIGLLSVKGENAFGQDQDDIVIAPYTTVMKRILSTIYLQNIYAAAVDENSADQAVDEMSQILRASHRLRSTDQDDFQVRSQAELLNTFSSTSQLLTVLLTAIAGISLVIGGIGIMNIMYVSVTERTKEIGLRMSIGARGIDILLQFLLEALLISITGGIIGVILGVTAAKLVTIFLTWPTLVSESSILLSFLVCAVTGIFFGYYPAQKASRLDPIEALRYE, encoded by the coding sequence ATGAACGCATTTAACCTAATACAAATCGCCTGGCGGGCGTTGCTGCGCAACAAGCTGCGCGCCTTCCTGACCATGCTCGGCATCATTATCGGGGTCGCCGCGGTGATCACCATGGTAGCCATCGGCCAGGGATCCAAACAAAGCATCCAGCAATCGATCGCCTCCATGGGGTCCAACATGATCACGGTCCGTCCCAACAGCAACGTGGCCGCCGGTGCCCGCCTGGACGCCACGTCGGTCCAGACCCTTACCTTAGCCGACGTGACCGCCCTGCAGAAACAAGCACACTTCGTAAACGCCGTTTCCCCCGGGATTTCCACCAAAGGACAAACCATCAACGGTTCCCAAAACTGGCCGACCACGATCCAGGGCGTCAGTCCCGAGTACCTCGACATCCGGGAGTGGCCCCTCAAAGACGGGATCGCCTTTTCGGACGACGACGTTAACGCCGCCGCCAAGGTATGCCTGATCGGTCAGACGGTCGCTTCCAATCTTTTCCCCGGAGGAGAAAGTCCGGTCGGAAAAATTATCCGGTTTAATGCCGTCCCGTTCAAAGTGATCGGCCTGCTCAGTGTCAAGGGGGAGAATGCTTTTGGCCAGGACCAGGACGACATTGTGATCGCGCCCTACACCACCGTCATGAAGCGCATTCTTTCTACCATTTACCTGCAAAACATCTACGCCGCCGCCGTGGACGAAAATTCCGCCGACCAGGCCGTCGACGAGATGAGCCAGATCCTGCGCGCGTCCCACCGGCTCCGGTCCACCGACCAGGACGACTTCCAGGTCCGGTCCCAGGCCGAGCTCCTCAATACATTCTCTTCCACCAGCCAGCTCCTGACCGTCCTGCTGACCGCCATCGCCGGGATCTCCCTGGTCATCGGCGGTATCGGCATCATGAACATCATGTACGTCTCCGTAACAGAACGGACAAAGGAAATCGGGCTTCGCATGTCGATCGGTGCCCGGGGCATCGACATCCTCCTTCAGTTCCTGCTGGAAGCCCTCCTGATCTCCATTACGGGAGGCATCATCGGCGTTATCCTCGGCGTCACCGCGGCCAAGCTCGTGACCATCTTCCTGACCTGGCCCACCCTGGTGTCGGAATCATCCATCCTTCTCTCTTTCCTGGTTTGCGCGGTCACCGGGATATTTTTTGGGTACTACCCGGCACAGAAGGCTTCGCGGTTGGATCCCATCGAGGCGTTGCGGTACGAATAG
- a CDS encoding DNA polymerase III subunit, with protein MQFKDVIGQTDLKAHIRGMVSANRLSHALLLLGPEGAGGLSLALALAQYVTCERLPQRKAASAAASLFGDPAPAPAAVVYPDDACGVCPSCQKAAGLIHPDIHFTYPVIPRKPGDKPVSTDYITEWREFIRQRPYGNAYDWLQSIGAENKQGNITAQECGEIVRKLNLKSFESPTKVLVLWMPEYLGNEGNKLLKIIEEPPDNTLFILVAEQEGLILPTILSRTQLIKVPPLSDPDVSAGLMARAGLDNEKAVMIASISEGNYREALQQLQHADDDWQALLREWLNAVLKNGPVAQVKWVEAISKLGRERQKQFLRYFNHLLETAIRLGCMGDQEGQMPETERDFALRLNRIASREQQEALLKILDEASYYIERNANAKMLFHALTLKLYHIIANKSLILVN; from the coding sequence GTGCAATTTAAAGACGTCATAGGCCAGACCGACCTCAAGGCCCACATCCGGGGGATGGTCAGCGCGAACCGCCTCAGCCACGCCTTGCTCCTGCTAGGGCCGGAAGGTGCCGGCGGGTTGTCCCTGGCGCTGGCGCTGGCGCAGTATGTGACTTGCGAGCGGTTGCCACAGCGCAAGGCGGCGAGCGCGGCGGCTTCGCTGTTTGGCGACCCGGCACCCGCGCCCGCCGCGGTGGTGTACCCCGACGACGCCTGCGGCGTCTGCCCCTCCTGTCAGAAGGCCGCCGGCCTGATCCATCCCGACATCCACTTTACGTATCCCGTCATACCCCGCAAACCAGGGGACAAACCCGTAAGTACCGACTATATCACGGAATGGCGGGAGTTTATCCGTCAGCGCCCTTATGGGAATGCCTACGACTGGTTGCAATCGATCGGGGCGGAGAACAAACAAGGGAACATCACCGCCCAGGAGTGCGGGGAGATCGTCCGGAAGCTCAACCTGAAAAGTTTTGAAAGCCCCACCAAGGTCCTCGTGCTGTGGATGCCCGAATACCTGGGAAACGAAGGGAATAAACTGCTGAAGATCATCGAAGAACCCCCTGACAATACCTTGTTTATCCTGGTCGCGGAACAGGAGGGTCTGATCCTGCCGACGATCCTTTCGCGCACCCAGTTGATCAAGGTGCCCCCGCTGTCAGACCCCGATGTGTCGGCCGGGCTCATGGCGCGGGCGGGTCTGGACAACGAAAAGGCCGTCATGATCGCGAGCATCAGCGAGGGGAACTACCGGGAGGCGTTGCAACAGCTCCAGCATGCCGACGACGACTGGCAGGCATTGCTCCGGGAATGGCTCAACGCCGTCCTGAAAAACGGACCGGTGGCACAGGTCAAATGGGTGGAGGCCATCAGCAAGCTGGGCCGGGAGCGTCAAAAACAGTTTTTGCGCTATTTCAACCACCTCCTGGAGACTGCCATCCGGCTGGGGTGTATGGGGGACCAGGAGGGCCAAATGCCCGAAACAGAGCGCGATTTCGCCCTGAGATTGAACCGAATAGCGTCCAGAGAGCAACAAGAGGCCTTGTTGAAGATCCTGGACGAGGCCAGTTATTATATCGAGCGGAATGCCAACGCGAAGATGCTCTTCCATGCCCTGACCCTTAAATTGTACCATATCATTGCCAACAAATCGCTAATTTTGGTTAATTAG